From Triticum urartu cultivar G1812 chromosome 2, Tu2.1, whole genome shotgun sequence, a single genomic window includes:
- the LOC125536338 gene encoding PHD finger protein ALFIN-LIKE 9-like: MDAQYNPRTVEEVFRDYKGRRNGLARALTTDVEEFFRQCDPEKENLCLYGFPNEHWEVNLPAEEVPPELPEPALGINFARDGMQEKDWLSMVAVHSDAWLLSVAFYFGARFGFDKSDRKRLFGMINELPTIFDVVSGKSKTKAPTNNNHSNSKSKSNNKMKTSEPRAKQPKPQLKEEDHEDEAPDAGEDGGGAAGGGGGGEEHGDTLCGACGDNYGQDEFWIGCDMCEKWFHGKCVKITPAKAEHIKQYKCPSCMGANGGSSGSNKRARPSS; encoded by the exons ATGGACGCGCAGTACAACCCCAGGACGGTGGAGGAGGTCTTCCGGGACTACAAGGGCCGCCGCAACGGCCTCGCCCGCGCGCTCACCACCG ATGTGGAGGAGTTCTTCCGGCAATGCGACCCGG AAAAAGAAAATTTGTGCCTTTATGGGTTTCCCAATGAGCATTGGGAAGTAAACTTACCTGCTGAAGAAGTGCCACCTGAGCTCCCAGAGCCAGCATTGGGTATCAACTTTGCACGAGATGGAATGCAGGAAAAAGATTGGCTATCCATGGTTGCAGTACACAGCGACGCATGGTTACTATCTGTTGCATTCTACTTTGGTGCTCGATTCGGATTTGATAAAAGTGACAG GAAGCGCCTGTTTGGTATGATTAATGAGCTTCCCACGATATTTGATGTTGTTAGTGGGAAGAGTAAAACCAAGGCTCCGACCAACAATAACCACAGCAATAGCAAATCCAAGTCCAACAATAAAATG AAAACCTCGGAGCCTCGGGCGAAGCAACCCAAGCCCCAGCTGAAGGAGGAAGACCACGAGGACGAAGCCCCGGATGCGGGCGAGGATGGTGGAGGCGCCGccggtggtggtggcggcggggaAGAGCATGGCGATACGCTGTGCGGTGCGTGTGGGGACAACTACGGGCAGGACGAGTTCTGGATCGGTTGCGACATGTGCGAGAAGTGGTTCCACGGCAAGTGTGTCAAGATCACGCCGGCCAAGGCGGAGCACATCAAGCAGTACAAGTGCCCGTCATGCATGGGCGCCAACGGCGGCAGCAGCGGCAGCAACAAGCGGGCGCGCCCGTCCTCCTAA